One segment of Rosa chinensis cultivar Old Blush chromosome 6, RchiOBHm-V2, whole genome shotgun sequence DNA contains the following:
- the LOC112170586 gene encoding pathogenesis-related protein 1, producing MGFNKQNLIAVCSTALILITYVPLASTVEDDSGFLKAHNEIRKEHGLPPLHWNKTIAQYAKNYANKRSVDCAMEHSDGPYAENIASGLGMTGEAATKYWCTEKAEYDYNTNKCTGPEEDGCRHYTQVVTRATTQLGCARAKCKNGDMFVTCNYDPSTDWDQHPY from the coding sequence ATGGGGTTCAACAAACAAAACTTAATAGCCGTATGCTCCACCGCTTTGATCCTAATTACTTATGTCCCTCTAGCAAGTACAGTCGAAGACGATAGTGGCTTCCTCAAAGCACACAATGAGATTCGCAAAGAGCACGGTCTCCCGCCGCTGCATTGGAATAAAACCATAGCTCAGTATGCGAAAAATTATGCCAATAAAAGATCTGTGGACTGCGCAATGGAGCATTCGGATGGTCCTTATGCTGAGAACATTGCGAGTGGTTTGGGTATGACCGGTGAAGCAGCGACAAAGTACTGGTGCACTGAGAAAGCCGAATATGactacaacacaaataaatgtACCGGTCCTGAGGAAGACGGTTGCCGCCACTACACTCAGGTAGTTACAAGGGCAACAACCCAACTTGGTTGTGCAAGGGCGAAGTGCAAAAATGGCGATATGTTTGTAACCTGCAATTATGATCCTTCTACAGATTGGGACCAGCATCCTTACTAA
- the LOC112174078 gene encoding uncharacterized protein LOC112174078 isoform X2: MQCELLKEKSTQSFDGHVNAFYSTLSIHIDAKYAADEQWPLKTDFKVEVVHSWEYMIRQHCRQRKDFFLIENGRFGQQKMFSWQLIETKTLSILLRSNYNQ; this comes from the exons ATGCAGTGTGAATTGTTAAAGGAGAAGAG CACTCAGAGCTTT GATGGCCATGTCAATGCATTTTATTCGACCCTGTCAATCCACATTGATGCAAAATATGCAGCAGATGAGCAATGGCCTCTCAAAACTGATTTCAA AGTCGAGGTTGTTCACTCTTGGGAATACATGATACGCCAACATTGCAGGCAAAGGAAAGACTTTTTCTTGATTGAGAATGGCAG ATTCGGTCAGCAAAAAATGTTTTCATGGCAATTGATAGAGACGAAAACCCTATCAATATTACTCAG GTCAAATTACAATCAATGA
- the LOC112174078 gene encoding uncharacterized protein LOC112174078 isoform X1: MQCELLKEKSTQSFDGHVNAFYSTLSIHIDAKYAADEQWPLKTDFKVEVVHSWEYMIRQHCRQRKDFFLIENGRFGQQKMFSWQLIETKTLSILLRCCKTYIN; encoded by the exons ATGCAGTGTGAATTGTTAAAGGAGAAGAG CACTCAGAGCTTT GATGGCCATGTCAATGCATTTTATTCGACCCTGTCAATCCACATTGATGCAAAATATGCAGCAGATGAGCAATGGCCTCTCAAAACTGATTTCAA AGTCGAGGTTGTTCACTCTTGGGAATACATGATACGCCAACATTGCAGGCAAAGGAAAGACTTTTTCTTGATTGAGAATGGCAG ATTCGGTCAGCAAAAAATGTTTTCATGGCAATTGATAGAGACGAAAACCCTATCAATATTACTCAG ATGCTGCAAAACCTACATTAACTGA
- the LOC112174078 gene encoding uncharacterized protein LOC112174078 isoform X3 — MSTQSFDGHVNAFYSTLSIHIDAKYAADEQWPLKTDFKVEVVHSWEYMIRQHCRQRKDFFLIENGRFGQQKMFSWQLIETKTLSILLRCCKTYIN; from the exons ATGAG CACTCAGAGCTTT GATGGCCATGTCAATGCATTTTATTCGACCCTGTCAATCCACATTGATGCAAAATATGCAGCAGATGAGCAATGGCCTCTCAAAACTGATTTCAA AGTCGAGGTTGTTCACTCTTGGGAATACATGATACGCCAACATTGCAGGCAAAGGAAAGACTTTTTCTTGATTGAGAATGGCAG ATTCGGTCAGCAAAAAATGTTTTCATGGCAATTGATAGAGACGAAAACCCTATCAATATTACTCAG ATGCTGCAAAACCTACATTAACTGA